The window GGAGATGCTGATCGAAGGTCTGAGCGTCGAAATCAGACCTGTTACCCCCAAATCGGCACATGGCGTTTCCGAAGCTTACCGCATCTGGGGCAAGGGCATTCATCCTGCCGGACTGAATTTCGGCGACTGTTTTGCCTACGAGCTGGCGAAAACCGAGGGGTGCCCCTTGCTTTATGTCGGCAACGACTTTTCGCAGACGGACATCCTCGGCGTTCTCTAACCGTCAAACCGGCGCAATCATCTTCGGGGGCGTGAAATCCGGGGCCACCAGACCACCGGATATCAAGAGCTTTGCCGCATCTTCCGGCGTCATATCCAGCATCACGATCTTGTCTTTCGGCACGAACAGCAGAAAACCGGCTGTCGGCACCGGTGTCGGCGGCAGGAAGACGGCGACCATCTGCTGGCCCATTTCATTGAAACGATGGGCAAGCTCACCTTTAGCCTCGGAGGCAACGAACACCATCGCCCAGGTGCCCGATGACGGAAACTCGATCAGGCCGACCTTCTTGAATGAGTTCGAATGCTCCTTCAGGACGGATTCGAACAGCTGCTTGATGCTCTTGTAGATCGGCCGCACCAGCGGCATGCGGTTGAGGATGGATTCGCCGACACCGAAAATCCATTTGCCGATGAGGTTATTACCGAGAAAGCCGATGAGGGTGATGCCGACGACGGCGATCAGCAGGCCGAAACCGGGAATAGCCACATCGAAATATTGTTCGGGATCGTAACGGGCGGGAATATAGGGCTTCACCCAGCTATCCGCCCATTGCAGGAAACTCCACACCAGCCACATGGTGATGGTGACGGGCGCAAGGATCAGAACGCCCGTGAGGAAACTATTGCGCAGCCGGGCTGCGAATGAAATTTTTACTGGAATATCGGTCATTTACCGTTCGGAATTAAGCGTTGACGCTATCGAAACCCGGATGAAAACCGACAATGCCGGATGGAGTTCCACCATGCAAGCGCAGGGCCAACAAATATTTGTCAGGAATGCCTTTGCTGTGCAGGCCGTCGAAACGCTCAAATCCAAATCGGCCGTAATAGGCAGGACTGCCCGCCAGAATGCATCCGGCCGCTTCGAGCCGATCCAGCATTGAAAGCCCCTCATGCACGAGGCGCGATCCAATGCCCTGACCTTGCCTCTCCGGAGAGACCGAAATCGGGCCGAGAGCAAACCAGCGACCTTCCGAATCCGAGACGGTGACCGGCGAAAAAGCGATGTGACCGACGATCTGCCCGCCATCCTCCGCCACCAGAGAAACGGTGAGCGCATCCGCATTGCGCAGCCTGCCGACGATCAGGTGTTCGCTCTGGTCGCTAAACGGCATATCCTGGAACGCCGCTTCCGTCAGCGCTCCGATCGCCTCTTCATCGCCCTGCCGCTCCGGCCTGATGATCATTCAACGGTCACCGATTTCGCCAGATTGCGCGGCTGGTCCACATCCGTGCCCATGAAGACGGCGGTGTGATAGGCGAGCAGCTGGATCGGCAGCGAAAACACCATCGGCGCAATGAGTTCGTCAACTGTCGGCAGCGTGATCGTCGCCATTGTATCGAGCTTGGAAGCCGCAGCTCCCTTCTCATCGGTGATGAAGATGATGCGGCCGCCGCGGGCGGCGACCTCCTGCATGTTCGAAACGGTCTTTTCGAAGAAGCGGTCATGCGGTGCGATGACGATAACAGGCATGTTCTCGTCGATCAGCGCAATCGGGCCATGCTTCAACTCGCCAGCGGCATAACCCTCGGCATGGATATAGGAGATTTCCTTGAGCTTCAGCGCGCCTTCCAGCGCCAGCGGGAAGCTGGTGCCACGGCCGAGATAAAGCACATCCTTGAAACGTGACAGATCGCGCGACAGGCCCTCGATCTGCGGCTGGATGATGTTCAGCACCTTGCTCATGATGCGCGGCATCTCGATCAGATGCTGCACCAGTTCCTTTTCCTGGCCGGGTTTCAGCGTACCGCGCGCCTTGCCGGCGGCGATCGCCAGCGAAGCAAGAACAGCCAGCTGGCAGGTGAACGCCTTGGTGGAAGCGACGCCGATTTCAGGGCCGGCAAGAATTGGGAAGATGGCGTCGGATTCGCGAGCAATGGTCGATTCCCGAACATTGACGATAGCGCCGATCTTGAGATCGTTTTCCTTGCAATAACGCAGCGACGCCAGCGTATCGGCCGTCTCGCCGGATTGCGAAATGAAAAGCGCCGCCTGAGACGGCTGAAGCGGCATTTCGCGGTAACGGAATTCCGAGGCGACATCGATTTCCACCGGCAGACGGGCATAACGCTCGAACCAGTATTTGCCGATCAGGCCGGACAGATAGGCCGTGCCGCAGGCGGAAATGGCAAGGCCGGAAAGCTTGGCGAAGTCGATGGCCGTGTCGGCCTGCTTCACGGTCTTGGAGGCGAAATCCACATAATGGCTGAGCGCATGGGAAATGACTTCCGGCTGCTCGTAGATTTCCTTTTCCATGAAGTGGCGATGGTTGCCCTTGTCGACCACATAGGCCGTCGCCTGCGAAATCTGCCGCTCGCGCTTGACCGGTTTGCCGGAGAAATCGATGATTTCCGCACCCCGACGGGTCACGATGGCGCAATCGCCATCCACCAGATAGGTGATCTCATTGGTAAAGGGCGACAGCGCGATGGCATCGGACCCGAGGAACATTTCCCCCCGACCGTAACCGACGGCAAGCGGCGGGCCGGAACGCGCCGAAAGCAGCGTGCCGGGATCGTCCTTGAACATGACGACCAGCGCATAGGCGCCCGTCACGCGGTTCAGCATCTTCAGCATCGCCTCGCGATGGCCGAGACCCTCGCGGGTATATTTCGCCAGAAGCTGCGCCACCACTTCGGTATCGGTCTGAGTGGTGAAGGTTGCGCCGCCGGCGGTCAGTTCCTCACGCAGCTCGGAGAAGTTTTCGATGATGCCATTATGAACGACGGCCACGCCGTCGACGAAATGCGGATGGGCATTGGTTTCGTTCGGAACGCCATGGGTTGCCCAGCGGGTGTGAGCGATGCCGACCACGCCCGGCAGCGGCTCTTCCGAAAGCCTTTTCTCCAGATTGAACAGCTTTCCTTCCGCCCGGCGGCGGTCCATCGCGCCATTGTCGATGGTGGCGACACCAGCCGAATCGTAACCGCGATATTCGAGACGCTTCAGCGCATCGACAAGCCGTTCAGCAACGGGCTGGGTTCCGACAATTCCGACAATTCCGCACATATATTTCTCCAGACGGCGATCTCTTCGCCGAAACTTCCAGAGTATTTTCGCATTTCACTGAAATGCAAAAATACTCCACCTTTTTGTTCTGACGCATTTCCGGACGTAAACCGCTGCACACTTTTACTGGAAATGCTTTAACCGTTTCCCTGAAATCGGCAATTACGCCGCCGGTCACTTTCGGTATCGCTCGGTAACGTCTTTCAAGAGGACTTTTTCTTCGCTTCCTTCAGCGCTTTTGCCCGCTCGCGCACAACGGTCGCCCGGCCCGGCTTCATCTCCTGCCGCGCGCGCCCGAAGGCTAGCGCATCATCAGGCACGTCATCGGTAATCACGCTGCCGGAGGCGATATAGGCTCCCTCTCCAATGGTGACAGGAGCGACCAGCGACGAGTTCGAACCGATGAAGCTATTGGCACCGATCCGCGTTTCTGCCTTGTTGTAGCCGTCGTAATTGCAGGTGATGGTGCCCGCACCGATATTGCTGCCCGCGCCGATGAAGGCATCGCCGATATAGGTCAGATGGTTGACCTTGGCGCCCGCGCCGATCTCCGCTTTCTTCACTTCGCAGAAATTGCCGACCTTGGCATTGGCGTGCAGATTGGCGCCCGGGCGCAATCGCGCATAGGGACCGACTGTCGCACCCTCGGCGACATAAGCCCCTTCCAGATGTGAAAACGCATGGATGACGGCACCCGGCTCGATGGTGACGCCGGGACCGATGACGACATTCGGTTCGATCAAAACGTCCTGACCGATCTTCGTGTCATAGGAGAGAAACACGGTCTCCGGCGCAATCATCGAAACACCGTCCACCATCAATTCGTGGCGGCGACGTTCCTGCCAGAGCTTCTCGATAAAGGCCAGTTCGGCGCGGTTGTTGCAGCCGACCAGTTCCGTTTCGGGCGCATCGATGGCGACGGCGCGGCGGCCGAGGGAACGGGCGATTTCGACCACGTCGGTCAGATAATATTCGCCCTTCACATTGCTGTTGCCGATCCGGTCGAGTAGGTCCAGCGCGTTGCGACCGTTGATGGCCATCAGGCCGCTATTGCACCAGGTAACCTTACGCTCCGCATCGGTCGCGTCCTTCTCCTCGCGGATAGCGACAAGTTCGCCATCCTTGACCAGAAGCCGGCCGTAGCCGGTCGGGCGATCGGTATGGAAACCGATGACGGCGACATCGGCGCCGGCAGCAATCGCCTCACGCGCCCGGTCGAGCGTTGCAGACGTGATGAGCGGCACATCGCCATAGGCAACAATGAGATCGTCGAAACCACGTTCGATGGCCTGGCGGGCGGCAAGAACCGCATGGCCTGTGCCCTTGCGTTCCGTCTGCAGGAAAGCTTCGACCTGAAGGCCCTTCATGCTTGCGGCTGCGGCGACATTGTCAGCATCGCGCCCGACCACCAGCGCCACCGCGCCGACACCCGCTCCAGCCACCGCCTCCACCACATGCCCGATCATCGGGCGTCCCGCGACCGGATGAAGCACCTTGGATTTCGACGACTTCATGCGCGTGCTGTCGCCCGCTGCGAGAATAACGGCTAGAGAGCTGCGCTCCATAAGACCTCCAACACCCTGTCACCGGCCACAGGACGGCCGCAACAGTGGCAATGTTTGACTTGACGCCGACCGGTTTAACGGACGGGCGCATCGGTGATTTCTTTCCGGCACTGCTATAACGGCGCCCCACTTAAGAAACCATGCAAATCTCCACCAAATTTCCACGCCGATTTTCATCAAACGTGATCGGCGGCTGCCTGGCATGATCTATTTTCGGGAATTACGGGCCGTGAATTCGAGTATCTGCTGACGGCCGTTTTCAATCAGCCTTTCCATCTCGCGGCGGGCCGCGGCCTCGTCGTGCAGGCGAAATGCTTCCACGAGCCTCAGATGGGAGGCGGATACGTCGGAAATCTCGTTAGGGTCGGCTTCCGGGTTGCTCATCCGGAAAATGCCCGCCAGGGCCGCCTTTATCAGCGAACCGACCGTGCGCATGAACGGGTTGCCGGACATTTCGGTAATCAGGACATGGAAATTCATATCCGCAAGCGCCCGCTTTTCCTTGGAATAGGCGGTATTGCCCATCTCATTGGCGTAAGCGACGAGCTTTGCAATATCGCCGTCTTTTGCCCTGATAGCGGCAAGCCCCGCACCATAGGGTTCGAAAGCCAGGCGGATATCGTAGAGGTGCAAAAGG is drawn from Agrobacterium tumefaciens and contains these coding sequences:
- a CDS encoding type II toxin-antitoxin system VapC family toxin; this translates as MIVIDTSALMAILLDEPKADACAAALETDEPLLISAGTLAEAMIVAQRRDRSQELEMLIEGLSVEIRPVTPKSAHGVSEAYRIWGKGIHPAGLNFGDCFAYELAKTEGCPLLYVGNDFSQTDILGVL
- a CDS encoding FadR family transcriptional regulator, whose product is MLDAAIGFRKLRTNHAQVVHKLGLDIVSGVFKTGDILPGDAELMERLKVSRTVLREAMKTLTAKGMISPKARIGTRVTERENWNMFDSEVLLWHFEAGVSDEFLLHLYDIRLAFEPYGAGLAAIRAKDGDIAKLVAYANEMGNTAYSKEKRALADMNFHVLITEMSGNPFMRTVGSLIKAALAGIFRMSNPEADPNEISDVSASHLRLVEAFRLHDEAAARREMERLIENGRQQILEFTARNSRK
- the glmU gene encoding bifunctional UDP-N-acetylglucosamine diphosphorylase/glucosamine-1-phosphate N-acetyltransferase GlmU; this translates as MERSSLAVILAAGDSTRMKSSKSKVLHPVAGRPMIGHVVEAVAGAGVGAVALVVGRDADNVAAAASMKGLQVEAFLQTERKGTGHAVLAARQAIERGFDDLIVAYGDVPLITSATLDRAREAIAAGADVAVIGFHTDRPTGYGRLLVKDGELVAIREEKDATDAERKVTWCNSGLMAINGRNALDLLDRIGNSNVKGEYYLTDVVEIARSLGRRAVAIDAPETELVGCNNRAELAFIEKLWQERRRHELMVDGVSMIAPETVFLSYDTKIGQDVLIEPNVVIGPGVTIEPGAVIHAFSHLEGAYVAEGATVGPYARLRPGANLHANAKVGNFCEVKKAEIGAGAKVNHLTYIGDAFIGAGSNIGAGTITCNYDGYNKAETRIGANSFIGSNSSLVAPVTIGEGAYIASGSVITDDVPDDALAFGRARQEMKPGRATVVRERAKALKEAKKKSS
- a CDS encoding N-acetyltransferase; this encodes MIIRPERQGDEEAIGALTEAAFQDMPFSDQSEHLIVGRLRNADALTVSLVAEDGGQIVGHIAFSPVTVSDSEGRWFALGPISVSPERQGQGIGSRLVHEGLSMLDRLEAAGCILAGSPAYYGRFGFERFDGLHSKGIPDKYLLALRLHGGTPSGIVGFHPGFDSVNA
- the glmS gene encoding glutamine--fructose-6-phosphate transaminase (isomerizing), with protein sequence MCGIVGIVGTQPVAERLVDALKRLEYRGYDSAGVATIDNGAMDRRRAEGKLFNLEKRLSEEPLPGVVGIAHTRWATHGVPNETNAHPHFVDGVAVVHNGIIENFSELREELTAGGATFTTQTDTEVVAQLLAKYTREGLGHREAMLKMLNRVTGAYALVVMFKDDPGTLLSARSGPPLAVGYGRGEMFLGSDAIALSPFTNEITYLVDGDCAIVTRRGAEIIDFSGKPVKRERQISQATAYVVDKGNHRHFMEKEIYEQPEVISHALSHYVDFASKTVKQADTAIDFAKLSGLAISACGTAYLSGLIGKYWFERYARLPVEIDVASEFRYREMPLQPSQAALFISQSGETADTLASLRYCKENDLKIGAIVNVRESTIARESDAIFPILAGPEIGVASTKAFTCQLAVLASLAIAAGKARGTLKPGQEKELVQHLIEMPRIMSKVLNIIQPQIEGLSRDLSRFKDVLYLGRGTSFPLALEGALKLKEISYIHAEGYAAGELKHGPIALIDENMPVIVIAPHDRFFEKTVSNMQEVAARGGRIIFITDEKGAAASKLDTMATITLPTVDELIAPMVFSLPIQLLAYHTAVFMGTDVDQPRNLAKSVTVE
- a CDS encoding DUF502 domain-containing protein, with the translated sequence MTDIPVKISFAARLRNSFLTGVLILAPVTITMWLVWSFLQWADSWVKPYIPARYDPEQYFDVAIPGFGLLIAVVGITLIGFLGNNLIGKWIFGVGESILNRMPLVRPIYKSIKQLFESVLKEHSNSFKKVGLIEFPSSGTWAMVFVASEAKGELAHRFNEMGQQMVAVFLPPTPVPTAGFLLFVPKDKIVMLDMTPEDAAKLLISGGLVAPDFTPPKMIAPV